From a single Pigmentibacter ruber genomic region:
- a CDS encoding alpha/beta fold hydrolase, translating to MNYKILNIRIVKSQAKNPLNYPIVLLRGLGRSMSFWLNFENELLKYFDIVFVDLLGTGGSKDFFGRKSIEKFAQDVLFTLNYYNIKNFHLAGMSLGGMVVLEISHILGNNNWNQISCKSIIVLSSSAMGSGVKRIYIFPLISILFSLILSFFSGKLSHKYFAKYLIANRNIPLEFWINKWDNIWENEYFSRMALLRQLISASFYRIKLNSKQLKYNYLFLVSKDDALVPWQNTVYLWQKTSLASLVVLDGLGHDLTTDSPEKIATIFYEFSLKFDV from the coding sequence ATGAATTATAAAATTTTAAATATTCGCATAGTAAAATCACAGGCAAAAAATCCATTGAATTATCCTATTGTTTTGCTTAGAGGTCTAGGTCGTTCAATGAGTTTTTGGTTAAATTTTGAAAATGAACTATTAAAATACTTTGATATTGTTTTTGTTGATTTATTAGGTACTGGTGGTAGTAAAGATTTTTTTGGTAGAAAAAGTATTGAAAAATTTGCACAAGATGTTCTTTTCACATTAAATTACTATAATATTAAAAATTTTCATTTAGCAGGAATGAGTTTAGGTGGAATGGTTGTTTTAGAAATATCTCATATTTTAGGAAATAATAATTGGAATCAAATATCTTGTAAATCAATAATTGTTTTAAGTTCTTCTGCTATGGGATCGGGAGTTAAAAGAATATATATTTTTCCGCTAATTAGTATTTTATTTTCACTAATTCTTTCTTTTTTTTCAGGAAAGTTATCTCATAAGTATTTTGCAAAATATCTAATTGCTAATAGAAATATTCCTTTAGAATTTTGGATTAATAAATGGGACAATATTTGGGAAAATGAATATTTTTCTAGAATGGCTTTACTACGGCAATTAATTTCTGCTAGTTTTTATAGAATAAAGTTAAACAGCAAGCAATTAAAATACAATTATCTTTTTCTTGTTTCTAAAGACGATGCTTTAGTGCCATGGCAAAATACTGTTTATTTATGGCAAAAAACATCTTTGGCTTCTTTAGTTGTGTTAGATGGTTTAGGCCATGATTTAACTACTGATTCGCCTGAAAAAATTGCAACTATATTTTATGAATTTTCATTGAAATTTGATGTTTAG
- a CDS encoding amidohydrolase family protein, protein MNCNDIVFSKKVLLKEGALYKIFPASIEISGNQIINVTKLSLESYQASIQKETELKNRNTHDFGDRIVTPAFINCHTHVAMNFFRTFFQQNSKSNNIIEEFFYKAESALTPDDVRAFARIGAYENILNGNGLIWDHYYYGNEIANACSDVGISAVIAPTIQDLSGPGMKFHQEMINETIEIFSNSTFEKAGIYSAFGPHATDTVSKDMWLKILNLSEEYKIPIHTHVSQSLEEVSRIYKKYKKTPIQYLDSLGITKNTASNLFVHCIYLNNSDLKILQAKNNSLVFCPFSQLIFQSPANIIEWDKHKIKWFIATDCVASNDSMNLQKELKLVAGFPKFQPTFSLNSKLISKFSDKTKKQFLKDTLKINKTYHKFSDPSFLLHKVFEGPGTFHNFFKTGIIQTGALANLIVWDVDHPALWPCDNFPKILAMGDTTGAIYNMMIGGKWISKNGNFIHGLLNSDKYQSHLNEAKLRLKHLLKKL, encoded by the coding sequence GTGAATTGTAATGATATTGTTTTTTCCAAAAAAGTACTCCTCAAAGAAGGGGCTTTATACAAAATTTTTCCTGCTTCAATTGAAATATCAGGAAATCAAATCATAAATGTCACAAAACTCTCTTTAGAATCGTATCAAGCTTCAATACAAAAGGAAACTGAACTAAAAAATAGAAATACTCATGATTTTGGCGATCGGATAGTAACCCCAGCTTTTATAAATTGCCATACACATGTAGCAATGAATTTCTTTCGCACATTTTTCCAACAAAATTCTAAAAGTAATAATATAATTGAAGAATTTTTCTATAAAGCAGAATCTGCATTGACACCAGATGATGTACGCGCATTTGCAAGAATTGGTGCATATGAAAATATATTAAATGGCAATGGATTAATTTGGGATCATTATTACTATGGAAATGAAATTGCGAATGCTTGTTCTGATGTTGGCATTTCAGCTGTAATTGCACCAACAATACAAGACCTTAGCGGTCCTGGAATGAAATTTCATCAAGAAATGATTAACGAAACTATTGAAATTTTCTCAAATTCAACTTTTGAAAAAGCAGGTATTTATTCTGCCTTTGGACCTCACGCTACAGATACTGTTAGTAAAGATATGTGGTTAAAAATATTAAATTTATCTGAAGAATACAAAATACCAATTCATACCCATGTCTCTCAATCACTTGAAGAAGTATCGAGAATATATAAAAAATATAAAAAAACTCCTATTCAATATTTAGATTCCCTTGGTATTACAAAAAATACTGCTTCTAATTTATTTGTTCATTGTATTTATTTAAATAATTCCGATTTAAAAATTTTGCAGGCAAAAAATAATTCTTTAGTTTTTTGTCCCTTTTCTCAATTAATTTTTCAATCGCCAGCAAATATTATTGAATGGGATAAACATAAAATAAAATGGTTTATTGCCACAGATTGTGTTGCCAGCAATGATTCAATGAATCTGCAAAAAGAATTAAAATTAGTCGCTGGTTTCCCTAAATTTCAACCAACATTTAGTTTGAATTCTAAGCTTATCTCAAAATTTTCCGATAAAACAAAAAAACAATTTTTAAAAGATACATTAAAAATAAATAAAACATATCATAAATTTTCTGATCCAAGTTTTTTACTGCATAAAGTATTTGAAGGCCCTGGGACTTTCCATAATTTTTTTAAAACAGGAATTATTCAGACAGGGGCATTAGCAAACCTTATTGTTTGGGATGTAGATCATCCAGCTTTATGGCCGTGTGATAATTTCCCTAAAATCCTTGCAATGGGAGACACTACAGGTGCTATTTATAATATGATGATAGGTGGTAAATGGATCAGTAAAAATGGAAATTTTATACATGGGTTATTAAATTCTGACAAATACCAAAGTCATCTCAACGAAGCTAAATTAAGATTAAAACATTTGCTTAAAAAATTGTAA
- a CDS encoding type IV toxin-antitoxin system AbiEi family antitoxin domain-containing protein, translating to MKLPKIYEHFRQGQIFTIEEAREKLKTTGNTLRKRLSELAARGYIFSIRQGLYRVSKIGERPSIEKSSPFAVAGKITPYSYVGFHSALQLHAKEIPKENDTVFIVSPTKFNSFRFEGIHYFWCQSPEPHGLETFLLRECDVEYAVLVTNFEKSLVDCLKRPAHCPPFSELLRLCRKIDELPDFEKILKYATDCNVQALFNRLGFLFEKNFSHWSIQEPFFNYIKDRMSRKQTEWPILYDSTDTLGHKQKNVIASDSAFHESKNKWKVQFTQQN from the coding sequence ATGAAGTTACCTAAAATTTACGAGCATTTCAGGCAAGGTCAAATCTTTACAATTGAAGAAGCTCGCGAGAAGTTAAAAACTACTGGCAACACCCTGCGCAAGCGTCTTAGTGAATTAGCCGCTAGAGGGTATATTTTTTCAATTCGTCAAGGATTATATAGAGTCAGCAAGATTGGTGAAAGGCCTAGTATCGAAAAAAGCTCTCCATTTGCTGTTGCTGGTAAAATAACCCCTTATTCTTATGTAGGTTTTCATTCTGCCTTGCAACTTCATGCAAAAGAAATTCCAAAAGAAAATGATACAGTATTCATAGTAAGTCCAACAAAGTTTAATTCTTTTCGCTTTGAGGGAATTCATTATTTTTGGTGTCAGAGCCCTGAGCCCCATGGTTTGGAAACTTTTTTACTAAGAGAATGTGATGTAGAATATGCAGTTCTGGTAACAAATTTTGAAAAATCATTAGTTGATTGCTTAAAAAGGCCTGCGCATTGCCCTCCATTTTCTGAACTCTTAAGATTGTGTAGAAAAATTGATGAGTTACCGGATTTTGAAAAGATTTTAAAATACGCCACAGACTGCAATGTTCAGGCTTTGTTTAATAGATTAGGGTTTTTATTTGAGAAGAATTTTAGTCATTGGAGCATTCAGGAGCCTTTTTTTAATTATATTAAAGATAGAATGAGTCGCAAACAAACGGAATGGCCAATATTATATGATAGTACTGATACTTTGGGGCATAAACAAAAAAATGTGATTGCTAGTGATTCTGCTTTTCATGAAAGTAAGAATAAATGGAAGGTTCAATTTACCCAGCAAAATTAA
- a CDS encoding alkaline phosphatase family protein produces the protein MIVKFFSNISKIFIISNIVISCQTIQKNNEKTSNKENQRNNVILFVWDGLRPDVLSDPKAHNLIKNLRYIANNGVEFKDNHSAYPTFTMNNAQAFATGSYAGKSGFFGNYIYEPWRAQKIYGDASNANGTNITSTFLSPIFTEDYKILQALDQPYTGFEKLNEPLVQVSTLLESAHSSGLVTAVVGKSGPAFFQDYKAKGYILDEKHVWPLSLAQELQNNNFKLPKLTSIAYPGKEFKLAANNGDPTASEPLILLENSEDVTDPSQAKTSPFNKKNEYMADIFLNYILPNKLPNLSVVWLRNPDSTQHEYGPGSEPYYDALKSNDIVLGKIFSKLKELNLLDKTNIIIVSDHAHSNILATKREDSEGYPQLVYPLHEIKNGKILSKTNSQKKFDLEKNKKLLLTTGYSTSGIVRTADLITKANLKTSQGNKIAAFDGAGCSFNSPMAGVLNEDGSINTSSEGYNNADGSCVDKNNKNSAYTSPAYFVPRNLSNSDGIEKVVIAANGGTDYVYIPNHNQQVVEALANFFQRRQEYSAIFIDDKRYTGIDKELAGTLPLSFIKLENQYGKNPDMVISLTHNPNVVVNGLPGTEFDSTDGYGQRGDHGSFGRTDVNNILLAIGPNFNSHMKNYLPTGNVDVAPTIAKILNLKLPNTDGRVMHEVLKQSNISANDYKVSHLQITSNPKCNLEIYEPTTHPINFNSDAKNKFIDPEINSFHTELNTKILETSNKEKYIYFDSAEGKRSKECPKVTFKELN, from the coding sequence TTGATAGTAAAATTTTTTAGTAATATTTCTAAAATATTTATAATTTCAAACATTGTTATTTCTTGTCAAACTATCCAAAAAAATAATGAAAAAACTAGTAATAAAGAAAATCAAAGAAATAATGTAATTTTGTTTGTGTGGGATGGTTTAAGACCAGATGTATTAAGCGATCCAAAAGCACACAATCTAATAAAAAATTTAAGATATATAGCTAATAATGGTGTTGAATTTAAAGATAATCATTCTGCATATCCAACTTTTACTATGAATAATGCACAAGCATTTGCTACGGGTAGTTATGCTGGAAAAAGCGGTTTTTTTGGTAATTATATTTATGAGCCATGGCGTGCGCAAAAAATTTATGGTGACGCTTCAAATGCTAATGGGACGAATATCACAAGTACTTTTTTATCGCCAATTTTTACTGAAGATTACAAAATTCTTCAAGCACTAGATCAACCTTATACAGGTTTTGAAAAACTAAATGAACCTCTTGTTCAAGTTTCAACTCTATTAGAATCAGCGCATTCATCTGGTCTTGTAACTGCAGTTGTTGGAAAATCTGGACCTGCTTTTTTTCAAGATTACAAAGCAAAAGGCTATATCTTAGATGAAAAACATGTTTGGCCACTTAGTCTTGCGCAAGAACTTCAGAACAATAATTTTAAACTCCCTAAATTAACAAGTATTGCTTATCCGGGAAAAGAATTTAAATTAGCAGCTAATAATGGAGATCCTACAGCAAGTGAGCCATTAATATTACTTGAAAATAGTGAAGATGTTACCGATCCTAGCCAAGCAAAAACTTCTCCCTTTAACAAAAAAAATGAGTATATGGCAGATATTTTCTTAAATTATATACTCCCAAATAAACTTCCTAATTTAAGTGTCGTATGGCTTAGAAATCCTGACTCAACTCAACATGAATATGGTCCAGGTAGCGAACCTTACTATGATGCATTAAAATCTAATGATATTGTTTTAGGTAAAATTTTTTCTAAATTAAAAGAATTAAACTTATTAGATAAAACAAATATAATAATTGTTTCTGATCATGCCCATAGCAATATTTTAGCCACAAAAAGAGAAGATTCTGAAGGATATCCTCAACTAGTTTATCCTTTACATGAAATTAAAAATGGAAAAATTTTATCTAAAACTAATAGTCAAAAAAAATTTGATCTTGAAAAAAATAAAAAATTATTATTAACAACTGGATATTCTACTTCAGGAATTGTAAGAACTGCTGATTTAATTACAAAGGCAAATTTAAAAACTTCACAAGGAAATAAAATTGCAGCTTTTGACGGTGCTGGTTGTTCATTTAATTCACCAATGGCAGGAGTACTTAATGAAGATGGCTCTATTAATACATCATCAGAAGGTTACAATAATGCAGATGGTAGTTGTGTAGATAAAAATAATAAAAATTCAGCTTATACTTCACCAGCATATTTTGTCCCTAGAAATCTTTCAAATTCAGATGGTATTGAAAAGGTAGTTATTGCAGCAAATGGAGGAACTGATTATGTCTATATTCCAAATCATAATCAACAAGTAGTCGAGGCTTTAGCTAATTTTTTCCAAAGACGTCAAGAATATTCAGCAATATTTATCGACGACAAAAGATATACCGGAATTGATAAAGAGTTGGCTGGTACTTTACCATTATCATTTATTAAATTGGAAAATCAATATGGAAAAAATCCAGATATGGTGATTAGCCTTACACATAATCCAAATGTTGTAGTTAATGGATTACCGGGAACTGAATTTGATTCGACTGATGGATACGGACAAAGAGGCGATCATGGCTCCTTCGGTCGGACAGATGTTAACAATATTTTATTAGCTATAGGCCCTAATTTTAATTCACACATGAAAAATTATTTGCCAACAGGTAATGTGGATGTTGCTCCAACCATAGCAAAAATACTTAATCTAAAATTACCAAATACGGACGGAAGAGTAATGCATGAAGTATTAAAACAATCTAATATATCAGCTAATGATTATAAAGTTAGTCATCTTCAAATAACATCAAATCCAAAGTGTAACCTTGAAATATATGAACCAACTACGCATCCTATTAATTTCAATTCAGATGCTAAAAATAAATTTATTGATCCTGAAATCAATAGTTTTCATACTGAGTTAAATACAAAAATATTAGAAACTAGTAATAAAGAAAAATATATTTACTTTGATTCAGCAGAAGGAAAAAGAAGTAAAGAATGTCCAAAAGTAACTTTTAAAGAACTTAACTAA